The sequence CCTTAGCTGCGCTAACTAAGTTCCCACCGGGATGGGATGCTGCGGGTCAGACTAGGTTCTGGGCCGAGGTGGCGATCTTCCTCATATGGGTAATGTTCATGATAGGACCAGTGGCCTACAAGATAGTGGAGTACATAGAGAGCTTGGCTGCCATAGTGTCGTTCGGCGGCATGCTTCTCGTGGTGCTCTTCTCACCTGCGGTGGGCAAGATCGTTGGAGAGTACTTCCCCGCCCTGATACCTTTCAGTCAAGGATTTAACCTTCTTCCGTCCAACTTCGACAAGGCTGACATGGGCATTTTCATAACGTTGATAGCCTACACTGGAGCTGGGGGTATATGGAACCTCCTGTACAGCTTCTGGGTGAGGGACAAGAACGCGGGCATGTCTGCTCACATAGGTAGGGTTACCAGCCCTATAACCGGTGAGCCCGAGCCTATACCTGGCGTCGGAGTCGCGTTCCCCGACACACCGGAGAATAGGAAGAGATGGAAGGACTGGATGACTTGGCTCTGGGTGGACAACCTCTTTGGGGTTGCGTTGAACACGCTCACCATCGTGCTCACAACCCTACTGACCTATGCAGTTCTCAGACCGGAGTATCTCCAGAAGGGAGCTGAGGCTCTGCCTAAGGGATTCAAGATAGTGGTCGTACAGGCGGAGTGGTTCGGACACCTCTGGGGCGATGCAGGAAGGGCGGTCCTCTACCTGATAGGGTTCTTCTTCTTGGTCGATGCGTATATCACCGCTCTCGATGGCGTTGGGAGGATATTCGCCAGCAATGCCTACACCTTACCCGGCATCCCCGAGAAGATAGAGTACAGGAAGATATACTAC is a genomic window of Thermoproteota archaeon containing:
- a CDS encoding Nramp family divalent metal transporter, translating into MAKEEGENLIFGRFTKPFDVKDLPDFPGWAAMFGPGLVWAGLSQGSGELIWWPYMVAKYGLFFLGWLLFYASLQYWVNLEIARYTMATGESIFEGFHRVNRLYGWFAFFVALVVYLWVGGYVSGGATALAALTKFPPGWDAAGQTRFWAEVAIFLIWVMFMIGPVAYKIVEYIESLAAIVSFGGMLLVVLFSPAVGKIVGEYFPALIPFSQGFNLLPSNFDKADMGIFITLIAYTGAGGIWNLLYSFWVRDKNAGMSAHIGRVTSPITGEPEPIPGVGVAFPDTPENRKRWKDWMTWLWVDNLFGVALNTLTIVLTTLLTYAVLRPEYLQKGAEALPKGFKIVVVQAEWFGHLWGDAGRAVLYLIGFFFLVDAYITALDGVGRIFASNAYTLPGIPEKIEYRKIYYYLITIYTVIGAVTVLLQRPGFLIILTGVTNMFIMVIYTWLFLYQNWYMLPKIHPAGKVVRPTWIPFIFTLISAIMFTYAFALYLNVQFLGG